In Candidatus Binatia bacterium, the DNA window TGATGCGGCGGCTCACCGGCGCGGACGTGCTGATCGACGACATGCTGTTCGCGACGCTCGATCCCACCGTGCGTCGCATCAAGCTGCCGCGCAGCGGGGTGGCGCTGCTGTCGGACACCGTCGGCTTCATCCACAAGCTGCCGCACCAGCTCGTCGAGGCGTTCAAGAGCACGCTCGAGGAGGTGCGGACCGCCGACCTGCTGCTGCACGTCGTCGACGCGTCGAACGAGGCGCGCGCGCGCCACATCGCCGTGGTCAAGGACGTGCTGAAGGAGATCGAGGCGGACGAGCGGCCGGTGATCCTGGTGCTCAACAAGATCGACCGCCTGAACGACGAGGCGCGGCGGGCGATCGAGCTCGAGGCGCAGCGCGAGGGCGGCGTCGCCGTGTCGGCGGCGACCGGCGACGGCATCGACGAGCTGCGCGAGAAGATCGACGGCATCCTCGACGCGCGCACCACCAAGACCGAGTTCCGCGTGCCGCTCGACCGCGGTGAGGTGCTCGCACGGCTGCACCGGTACGGCGCCGTGCTCGACTCGCGCCTGGACGGCGACGCGACCTTCGTGACCGCGCTCGTGACGCCGAAGCTCGCGGGGCAGATCCGCAAGGCGCTCGCCGAGCCCGCCTGACGCAGCGCGGGGCCCCAGCCAGCGATGCTCAACATTCCGAACACCCTGACCCTGCTGCGCATCGTCGCGATCCCGGCGATCCTGATCTCGCTCGACGAGGGGAGCTACGGGCTCGCGTTCGCGCTGTTCGTCGCGGCCGGGATCACCGACGGTCTCGACGGCGGGATCGCGCGCATGACCAACACGCGCACCGATCTCGGCTCCTACCTCGACCCGCTGGCCGACAAGGGGCTCGTGCTGAGCCTGCTGATCAAGCTCACCTGGATGGGGATGATCCCGCGCTGGGCGCTGACCATCATCCTGACGCGCGACATCGCATGCTTGACGGGCTACGCGATCCTGTTCTTCCTCACCGGGGAGCGGCTCGAGGTGCGCCCGACCCTGGTCGGCAAGCTCGCGACCTTCCTGACCCTGACCGGTCTCGCCGGGGTGCTGCTCGTGCTCACGTACCCCGAGGTGCGGGGCGCGATCCCGACCGAGGCGATCTTCATCGCGGCTGCGGGAGCCACGGCGATCGCCGGCGTGCAGTACGTCGGGCGCGGGCTGCGCTGGTACCAGACGCGACCCACGTGAAGTCGACGCTCCGAGCGACGCATCTTCTCTGCTAGGCTGCTTCGGATGACGCGCTCGACCAACGCGACCACCCCGAGCGGGACCTCCGCCAAGCTCCTCGTTCTCCTCGCCGGCGCGCTCCTCTTGCTGACGCGCGCGGCCGCCGCGCAGGAGCCCGCCGACACGCCCGGCGCAGGCGCCCTCGACGCGGCGCTCGGCGCGAGCCCGAGCCCGTCGGCGAACCCGGCGCGGGCGCTGCTCGACGAGATCAACCACCTCGACGACACCACCCGGCGCTGGACCGACCGCACCCAGCGCCTGAAGCTCCTGATCGTCGACGGACGCGGCACCGAGCGTCAGCGCGAGCTGCGCATGAAGACGCTCAAGCGCGACGGCGGCGAGGACAAGACGATCACCGTGTTCTTCGCGCCGCCCGAGGTACGCGGCACCTCGTTCCTGCAGTTCGCGCACAAGGACCGCGACGCCGAGCAGTGGCTCTGGCTGCCGGCGCTGAACCGCGTGCGTCAGATCTCCGCGCAGTCGAAGAACGAGAGCTTCGTCGGGACCGACTTCAGCTACCGCGACCTCGAGCTGCTGACCGACGTCTTCGAGTGGACCGAGGCCGAGGCCACCTCGCGTCTCGTCGGCAACGAGCAGATCGAGGGTCGCGACGCGGCGATCATCGAGCTCGAGCCGAAGAAGAAGGACGTCGGCTACCGGCGGATCCGGCTTGCGATCACCACGCCGGACAAGGTTCTGCGCCGCATGGAGTTCTGGGCGGGGCAGGGGAGCGCGCCGAAGAAGCTGCTGCACCTCGACGACATCCGCGACGTGAACGGCATCCCGACCGCGTTCCGGCTGGAGATGCTCCAGCCCGCGGCTGGCAGCCGGACGCTCGTCGAGGTGCTCGACGTCCGCTACGACCAGGGGCTCTCCGAGGACGAGTTCACGCAGCGGGCGCTCGAGCGCGGGGCTCTCGATGACGAGTGAGCGTGGCTCCGGCCGTCGCGAAGGCCGCAGCACGGCGGCCGGTCGCGAACGGCGCGGGCGCGGGCTGCTCGCGACGCTCGGCCGCGCGGCGGCGCTCGGTCGCGCGCTGCGACGCGAGCCCGAGGGCACGCCGAAGAGCGAAGCGCCGCCGCGGCCGCCGCTCGACGCCCGCACGCTGACCCGTCTCGCGCGCCGCGCCGGAGCCATCGGTCTCACGCAGTTCCGCCGCGCTTCCGCGGAGCGCAGCGCCGCGGGCACGCTCGTCACCGAGGCCGATCGCGAGATCGAGCGCTGGATCCGCAGCGAGATGGGCAGCGTCGCGCCCGACCTCGCGGTGATCGGCGAGGAGCTCGCGCCGACCGGGAACGCGGCCGAGGGCTGGGCGCTCGCGGTCGACCCGATCGACGGCACCGAGGCCTACGTCGCGGGGCTGCCCACCTGGTCGGTCTCGCTCGGCTTGCTCCATCGCGGCGTCCCGGTCGCGGGCGTGGTCTACCTGCCGGCGTTCGACGACCTCTACCTCGCGTACGGCGGCACGCTGCGCTGGAACGGCGTCGAGGTGCCGCCGGGTGGCGTCGAGCCGCAGCACACGGGCTTCGTGCTCGCGTACTCGGAGTTCCACCGGCGTCCGCTGCTGCGTCTGCGCGGCAAGGTGCGCGCGCTCGGCTCGACCGCGTACCACCTGAGCCTGGTCGCGCGCGGCGCCGCGGAGGCGGCGATCATCGGCCGCGTGCGGGTCTGGGACGTGGCG includes these proteins:
- a CDS encoding outer membrane lipoprotein-sorting protein, with the protein product MTRSTNATTPSGTSAKLLVLLAGALLLLTRAAAAQEPADTPGAGALDAALGASPSPSANPARALLDEINHLDDTTRRWTDRTQRLKLLIVDGRGTERQRELRMKTLKRDGGEDKTITVFFAPPEVRGTSFLQFAHKDRDAEQWLWLPALNRVRQISAQSKNESFVGTDFSYRDLELLTDVFEWTEAEATSRLVGNEQIEGRDAAIIELEPKKKDVGYRRIRLAITTPDKVLRRMEFWAGQGSAPKKLLHLDDIRDVNGIPTAFRLEMLQPAAGSRTLVEVLDVRYDQGLSEDEFTQRALERGALDDE
- a CDS encoding CDP-alcohol phosphatidyltransferase family protein, which produces MLNIPNTLTLLRIVAIPAILISLDEGSYGLAFALFVAAGITDGLDGGIARMTNTRTDLGSYLDPLADKGLVLSLLIKLTWMGMIPRWALTIILTRDIACLTGYAILFFLTGERLEVRPTLVGKLATFLTLTGLAGVLLVLTYPEVRGAIPTEAIFIAAAGATAIAGVQYVGRGLRWYQTRPT
- a CDS encoding inositol monophosphatase family protein, with amino-acid sequence MTSERGSGRREGRSTAAGRERRGRGLLATLGRAAALGRALRREPEGTPKSEAPPRPPLDARTLTRLARRAGAIGLTQFRRASAERSAAGTLVTEADREIERWIRSEMGSVAPDLAVIGEELAPTGNAAEGWALAVDPIDGTEAYVAGLPTWSVSLGLLHRGVPVAGVVYLPAFDDLYLAYGGTLRWNGVEVPPGGVEPQHTGFVLAYSEFHRRPLLRLRGKVRALGSTAYHLSLVARGAAEAAIIGRVRVWDVAAGKALLDAVGGELVYLRTGQPVDLSALLHGAPTRDFMVAARAGATQRVLQRIKRR